From Bacteroidota bacterium:
TGGCCGTCATCGGCGCGTTTCCGGCGCTGCTCATCACCGGCTACACGTTCAGCTTCATGGCTTTCATCGGCTTCACGAGCCTTATCGGGATCGTGGTCAACAACTCGATCATCCTCGTGGACTACGCCAACCAGTTGCGCACGCAGGGCCGCACGGTCACCGAGGCCATCGCTGAGGCGGGGCAAACGCGCTTCACGCCGATCCTGCTCACGACGCTCACCACCATCGGCGGGCTGCTCCCGCTCACGCTGACCAACTCCGACCTCTGGAGCCCGCTCGGCTGGGTCATCATCGGTGGCCTGACCGTCTCGACGCTGCTCACGCTCGTCGTCGTGCCCGCTCTCTTCCGTTTGTTGACGCCGGAACTCTCGATGAGCGGCAGTGGAGAGACGGCCTAAGCCTCATCAGGAGCAGCGCGGCTATGACTGCTACTGGCTCGGATGCCCAGGTATGTCTTATGGGCAGCCCGAGAGCGAGCGTTCGCTGCAGCGCCGGAGAAGGCCACGCCAGTACAAGCCCGGGTGGTTCAACTCCCAACACTGACCGCAGGTGCCGCAGTGCAAGAGGTCATAGCCATACTCGTCCTCGCCCTTCTTGCCGATCTCAACAATGCCAAACAGGACGAATCGAGGTTTGGCCCACGCGTCCTCCTTCCGGCAGACGAAGCGCACGGCAGGTTGACTCCGGAAGCGCAGCACGAAGCGCTCGTACTCCGCCTCCAACTCGAAGCGACGGTATTCACGCTGGAAGCAGGCGGAGCACAACGGAATCTTCGTTAGACAGACCTGAGACCCTTGACCTACGACCTGCGGCGCGCTGGAAGCACCGTCCCGCTTGCCTCGCCGAAGCCGATGCGGAGGCCGTCGCGCTCGGCCGCCCCGCGTAGGGTCACGCGGTCGCCGTCGTCGAGGAACGTGCGCGTCTCGCCGGTGGAGAGCGTGAGGGGGCGGGTGCCGCGCCAGGTCTTTTCGAGGAGGCAGCCCGCCGTGCCAGGCGTTGCGCCGCTGACCGTGCCCGAGGCGAGGAGGTCGCCGGGGCGGAGGTTGCACCCGCCGACGGTGTGATGCGCTACGAACTGGGCGACCGTCCAGTAGAGCCCGCGCGCGTTCACCTGCGTGATTGGGTGCGGCATGTCCATCGCCGGGGTCTGAAGCGCAACTTCCAGCGCTAGGTCGAACGCCCACGGCGTGTCGGTCTGGAGGTAGGAAAGCGGTGGCGGGTCTTGTCCCGGTGCGGAAACTCGGAATGGGTCCAGCGCGGCAAGCGGGACGACCCACGGCGAGATGGTCGTGGCGAAGTTTTTCCCCAGGAACGGGCCGAGCGGGACATACTCCCACGCCTGGATATCGCGCGCGCTCCAGTCGTTGACGAGCACCAGCCCGAAAACATGGTCTGCGGCATTGTCAACAGCGATGGGCGTGCTGAGCGCATTGCCGTTCCCGATCACGAAGCCGAGTTCGAGCTCGAAGTCGAGTTGCTGACTGGGGCCGAAGCGGGGCGTGCCGCCGTCCGTCTCAGGGCGCCGCTGCCCGATAGGCCGCCGGATGTCGGTGCCGCTCACGACGATGGAGCTAGCGCGGCCGTGGTAGCCAACAGGCAGGTGCCGCCAGTTCGGCTGCAGCGCGTTCTCAGGGCCGCGAAACATCGTGCCCACGTTCGTGGCGTGCTCGCGGGAGGCGTAGAAGTCGGTGTAGTCGCCGACGTGCATCGGTAGGTGCATCGTCACATCGTCGCGCCGACGAAAGACACGGGCGCGGAGGTCGGCATCGTCGCGAAGCGTGGGCGTCTCAGCAGCGAGGAGGTGCTGGAGGCGAGCGCGCACGGCGTCCCACGAACGGCGGTCGAGCCCCATGAAGCGGTTCAGCACGGCGGCATCGAACACGGTGCCGCTGTCTCCAAGCGGTACGTCTGCGAACAGCCCAGTAGCCTCCAGCGCAGCGAGGTCGACCACATAGTCGCCCAGCGCCACGCCGACACGACGCTCGGCGGTACGTCCCGGCGAAAAAATGCCGTAGGGTAGGTTGCCGAGCGGAAAGTCGGAGCCGGGGGCGACCTCGACGAACGAGCGGAGTGAGGCAGACATAAGGAAGCGACGTGGGCGGGAGACCGCAGTCTACGCAACAGCGAGACCGCTTCGGCGTCTGTCTACGTTCAGTCCTCGGCCGCGCGGTCAGTCCTCGGCCGCGACGTGCTCGGCGCCAGGGGCGAGGCGGCGCGCGAGCCGAAGGGCGCCCTCGACGGGCTCGGCCTGCGGCCGGGCGATGCGCCAGTGCGGGAGGTGCCGCAGAAGTGCCTCGGCGATGCACTCGCGGTAGTAGCCTGGCGCGCTCATCTCGCCGACGAACGCGAGCCGCTTCTCGATGCCGTCGCCGGCTCGCGAGGCCAGCCAGCCGATCTGCTTGGCAAGCCCGTTGGCCTGCTGCTTGAGGATGCTCGTTGCCACCCAGTCTTCCTTTTCAGCCGCTTCTACCACCAGCGGCGCGAGCATCGAGATGGGTGCCTCGGTGCGATAGGCAAAAGCGGTCAGATCGTGCTGGGTGAGGAGGCCGTAGCGCTCGGCGAGCAGCACCGCGATTAGCGTGGGCGGCCCTCCGTCCATCGCGGCGGCCACGCTGCGCAGGGCGGCCAGACCGATGGCGTAGCCGCCGCCCTCGTCGCCGAGAAGCGAGCCCCACCCTCCGACGCGAAGCACGTCGCCGTCGATGGTGCGTCCGTAGGCAACGGAGCCCGCCCCCACGGTCACGATGGCGCCGCTCTCGCCGCCGAACGCCGCTTCGAGCGCAATCGTAGCGGCGTGCTCTACGGCCAACGGCGCGTCTCGAAGCACACGAATGTCGGACGTAGAAAACCGTTGGCGCAGGTCGGCGAGAAGGAGTTGCTGATCCTCGAACCGGCTTGCCCCGGCGACCCCGAGGCAGATGCCGCCGACAGTTGGCGCCGTGTTGTCAGGGAAGTCGTGGGCGAGCGCGGCGTGTATGTGGTCGGCTACGCGATCGGCAGTGCGCATGGCTCCATCGCGCAGGAGGTGCAGCCCGGCGCCGAGGTGTTGGGTGCACAGCGCTCCATCGTCCACGAGCACGTGCGTGTGTGTGTCGCCGACATCGAGGCCGAGAAAGAGGCGAGGGGAGGGCATGCTAGCGTGGTGGAGTAAGACGAAGGGTCGGCGCACTCGGCGCACTCGGCGTGTAGGTCATCGGCCGTTCCCGGTTGACCGTGTCGAGGGCGCGCGCAAGCGGCCCATGCGTGGTGACCGACGCGTGGAGGGTAGCTGTGGTGCGAGGGCGGTCGGAGCGGGACCAAGCGGTCCACTGCGCCGCGCTGCCCTGCCCGGGAAACGCGGGCGAGGTGCCCCCGCGCAGTGCCGTCGGGTGCCCCCCGAGTCCAAGGCGCGCTGGTGCGTAGCGCCGCTGGGCGGGACCGTGGATCAGGGTGTCGGAGGGTGAGCTCCAGATGGGAAACTGGAGCGCTTGCGGCTGGGTGTTCTCCCAGCGCCACGCGGCTGGGTCCGAGCCATAGGCAGCCCGTAGCGAGTCTATCGCGCGGATGAGGCTCAGCCGAGCATAGACGACCGCCGCTGAGTCGGGGCGCACAGGAGCGGGGGCGCCGGTGAGGGTCTCGTAGCGCCGGAGCCACCCGTCCAGCAACGAAGGAGCGATGGCGCGCGGGGCATACTGGTAGGACCAGCCCCGTAGGTACGACACGGCGTCCTCGAACGTGGGCGGCAGGTCGGAGCCAATCACCCCGAGCCAGGCTGGAACGGCCGCGGCTGCCCACGCGCTGTAGCGGCTCGTAGCGAGCGTCGCCGGATCGAGGGTGGGCGCGGTCGCGAGGAGGTCGGTCAGGTGATCGGCCGCAAACGACTGCGCAGGCTCGCCCCCGACGAAGAGGCCCCCGGGGAGTGCGCGTTGCACGGCTGGCGCGCCGAGCACCGTCCACGAAGCGCCCTCAGGCGCAGCGTCAAGGCGTAGGCCGTCGCCATCAACCAGCTCGAAGGCGGGAAGCTCGTCGGGCACGGGGTAGCCGAGTGCCTCAGCCAGCCGCGCCGTCCAGGCTGGCGTGTCGGTGCTGTAGCCAAAGCCACCCCACTCGAGCGCAAGCACGGGGGGGGGCGTCGCCTGAGGCGCCGCCGATGCCAGCGAGTCCGCCGTGGGGTCTGGTCCGTCGGCCAGGGCGAGGCTGTCGGGCTGCCCACGCAAAGGTATTGGGGGCGCAGAGCGGGTTGTGAGCGCGAGTTGGGTCGGGCTTCGGTGCACGGAGACGAGTTCCTCGCGGCCTTGGCGGTCCACGAGGCGGGCGTACTGCGCGGGCGGGTTCGTCTGGCTGGTGCCGAGGGTGAGATCGCTGCTCAGCAGCACCATCCAGCCGCCCTGGCCATGCGGTCCGGACGTGAGCGCACTCGGAGTGAGGAGCGTGCCTGGGATCGTGGCAAGCACGGCGTGTCGGTCGCCCCGCTCCATCGCTACTTCTAGCACCAGCGGCAGCGCTGAGGAGCCGTAGCCCTGCTGCACCATCCACGTGCGGGGCGGCGGCGCACCGGTGTCTGCTTCGGCCGCCGTCCCAACGTGCAAGGCCGTCCACGCGTAGCTCGCGCTGAAGTCGCCGAGGAACAGCGCGGCGCGAAACAGGCGGTCGCGCTCGGCGAACGCGCGGGCCTCGGCGGAGGCAGCAAGCCGACGCAGCGTGGCGTCGGCGCTCTGCACGCTGTCGGCAGGCGCCGAGGGGGGCGTCGTGAGCAGCGCCGGCGGGTCCGTGGCCAGGTAGGCGAGCAGCCGCTCGACGGCCAGTGCATGCCATGGGGCCCAGGGTTCGGGGACGACATCGCGCAGGACGAACTCATCGGTCTGGGCGATGGCAGGCTGCCGTAGCGCACGGTTGACGCCTGCTGCGTAGGCATCGAGGAGGTTCTGCTGGTCAAGCGAAAGTGCTGCGTAGGTGGCACGGGCTTGCGCGGGCAGTCCTAGCGTGTGGGCGTGGCGGTCGTAGGCACGGCCGCCCTCGCCAAACCAGGTTGCCAGTTGCCCGGTCGCAGCTTGTCGCCAGAGCATCATGGCCCAGGTCGACTCCAGCGCGTGCACGTAGCCTAGGGCTGCATACGTGTCGGCTAGAGACTGCGCCGAAATGGTTGGCTGATCGTCCTGCCAGCGCACGGTCACCTCCGCCCGCAGTGCCTCGACCGCCACGCGACCCGTTCGCGACGGCGTGGTGCCATAGGCTAGCAGGCCCACAACGACCAGAGTGGTCACGGAGAACAACACGAGCACAAGGACGGTGGCGAGGAGACGAGCGACCATGGAAACCGAAACGAGCGGTTAAAAACCCATCGAACTATAGAGACGTGGCAATCGGCGACGTTTATGTAACGAAACAACGACGCCCGCCCCGAAAGATCGCGCGCCCTACGCACACGGCGCTTAGCACCACGCGCACTACGCTGCTGCAGCCCGTCGCGCGCCTCCGTTTGCGAACACGCCTCTGCTCGTGAACATCCCTTTGTGCGCGGGCACCACCGTGCGGCCCCGTGTCAAAGTGCCTCTAGCATTTGCCGCAGGATATATACCTCCTCGGCATTGACCGTGTGACCCATGCCAGCGTAGATGCGCTGATCGACGCTAGCGCCGAGGCGCCGCATCACGTCGCCTGTTTCCTCGACACGGGTCAGCGGGATGTGCGGGTCTATGTCACTGCAGCCAAGGAAGACGGGCGTGCCGTGAAGCGCTCCAGAGTAGTCTCGGGGCGTTCCAGGCGGGCCGATCAGACCGCCTGAGAGCGCGCACAGGCCCCCATAGCGCTGAGCGTTCTGGGCCACGTATTCGGACGCGAGGCAGGCGCCCTGCGAGAAGCCTACGAGCGCCACCTTCTCACGGGAGACACCCGCCTCTGTGATCTCGTGGACGAGGGCGTCCAAACGGTTGAGCGCCGAGGCGAGGTACGGCTCGTTTTGCTCCAACGGGGCAAGGAAGCTGTACGGATACCACGAGGGGCCGTAGCCTACGACGGAAGCTTGAGGCGCGAGGTAGGCGAGGTCCTCGCGGTCTGGATCTGCCTCCTGGGCCAGGGTCAAGATGGAGCGAGCCGACGCGCCACGTCCGTGGATGAAGACGACCACGCCGTTGGCGTCGGAGAGCGGTGGGCCTGCAGCAACGACAGGCGAGCCAACGTGCGGATCGGACATGCGAGGAAGAGATGTCGCGCGGGAAGGTTGTCCCTGAGATGCCGCACCCCCGTCCGATGTTGCAGGTTCAGACTACGCTGCAGACTCGGCAGCACATCCAGCGAGCATCGGCTGTGGATTGTGTGATTAGTCCACCCATTGATGCTGCTGGTCAAGTTGTTGGCGCGTGAGAAACACGCCGCCGAAGCCTAACACGCAGGCGACACACAGTCCTCCGATCAGAGCGAAGTCGTACATGGAGGTGCCCCAGGCAAAGCCGCGTGCAAACACGATCACGCCCGGCATCACGCCCATCACTAGCCCTGCAGTTGCCACGACGGAGCGGATGTAGCGCTTCGGAATAACGCCTTGGCCGCCCGCAAGCGCTACCATCACGCCAAGGCCGCCTGCAACCGTCAGGGAGAAGGCATCGAAGCCCGAAACCAGATAGAGCAGATAGTCCAGGATCACGAAGGCCGTGAGCAGCCCGATGACCGGAGTCATGGTCGCGTCGCGTATCGCTCGCATAGCAGGAGGGTCCAGGCCACCTGTACGGCTCCACGAAGATGGAGCACCACCAAGTGGCACGGCGAAAAAGAAGCTCGTCGGTTTGAGAATTCCTCCGTGCGCGCGCCGAGGGGAAGGCGTCGGCGTAGGCATAGAGGCCCGCAACTCAGAACCAACCAAGCTGTGTACCAACCCGCTGTCGGCCGAGCACCTACGAGAAAACGAAGGGAACGTGCTTATTGACAGAGGACGTAAGAGACTCTAGGGGATTTACCTGTGGCTAGGCAAGGGGAAAAACTACCTTCATGCAAACTAAATGGTAAGGGGCTACTGGTCGTCGCCCAGCAGCACAAAGGGCGCCCAGTAGTAGGGGTGCCGCGTCGCAGAGTCGGCGAGGAGCGCAGTCTGGGCGTGCTGCAGCGCCGCCGCCGCATCCCCCTCGGCGAGCGTGGTGTAGAACACCTCCATGAGCGCGCCCGTGGCGGCGTCGTCGACTTTCCACAGCGAGGCTACGACCGTCCGCGCACCGTTTTCCAGGAAGGCGAGCGCCGGGTTGATCGGCCACGCGGCTTCGTCCGTGTTGCCC
This genomic window contains:
- a CDS encoding penicillin acylase family protein, whose translation is MVARLLATVLVLVLFSVTTLVVVGLLAYGTTPSRTGRVAVEALRAEVTVRWQDDQPTISAQSLADTYAALGYVHALESTWAMMLWRQAATGQLATWFGEGGRAYDRHAHTLGLPAQARATYAALSLDQQNLLDAYAAGVNRALRQPAIAQTDEFVLRDVVPEPWAPWHALAVERLLAYLATDPPALLTTPPSAPADSVQSADATLRRLAASAEARAFAERDRLFRAALFLGDFSASYAWTALHVGTAAEADTGAPPPRTWMVQQGYGSSALPLVLEVAMERGDRHAVLATIPGTLLTPSALTSGPHGQGGWMVLLSSDLTLGTSQTNPPAQYARLVDRQGREELVSVHRSPTQLALTTRSAPPIPLRGQPDSLALADGPDPTADSLASAAPQATPPPVLALEWGGFGYSTDTPAWTARLAEALGYPVPDELPAFELVDGDGLRLDAAPEGASWTVLGAPAVQRALPGGLFVGGEPAQSFAADHLTDLLATAPTLDPATLATSRYSAWAAAAVPAWLGVIGSDLPPTFEDAVSYLRGWSYQYAPRAIAPSLLDGWLRRYETLTGAPAPVRPDSAAVVYARLSLIRAIDSLRAAYGSDPAAWRWENTQPQALQFPIWSSPSDTLIHGPAQRRYAPARLGLGGHPTALRGGTSPAFPGQGSAAQWTAWSRSDRPRTTATLHASVTTHGPLARALDTVNRERPMTYTPSAPSAPTLRLTPPR
- a CDS encoding dienelactone hydrolase family protein gives rise to the protein MSDPHVGSPVVAAGPPLSDANGVVVFIHGRGASARSILTLAQEADPDREDLAYLAPQASVVGYGPSWYPYSFLAPLEQNEPYLASALNRLDALVHEITEAGVSREKVALVGFSQGACLASEYVAQNAQRYGGLCALSGGLIGPPGTPRDYSGALHGTPVFLGCSDIDPHIPLTRVEETGDVMRRLGASVDQRIYAGMGHTVNAEEVYILRQMLEAL
- a CDS encoding BadF/BadG/BcrA/BcrD ATPase family protein; this encodes MPSPRLFLGLDVGDTHTHVLVDDGALCTQHLGAGLHLLRDGAMRTADRVADHIHAALAHDFPDNTAPTVGGICLGVAGASRFEDQQLLLADLRQRFSTSDIRVLRDAPLAVEHAATIALEAAFGGESGAIVTVGAGSVAYGRTIDGDVLRVGGWGSLLGDEGGGYAIGLAALRSVAAAMDGGPPTLIAVLLAERYGLLTQHDLTAFAYRTEAPISMLAPLVVEAAEKEDWVATSILKQQANGLAKQIGWLASRAGDGIEKRLAFVGEMSAPGYYRECIAEALLRHLPHWRIARPQAEPVEGALRLARRLAPGAEHVAAED
- the fahA gene encoding fumarylacetoacetase, which encodes MSASLRSFVEVAPGSDFPLGNLPYGIFSPGRTAERRVGVALGDYVVDLAALEATGLFADVPLGDSGTVFDAAVLNRFMGLDRRSWDAVRARLQHLLAAETPTLRDDADLRARVFRRRDDVTMHLPMHVGDYTDFYASREHATNVGTMFRGPENALQPNWRHLPVGYHGRASSIVVSGTDIRRPIGQRRPETDGGTPRFGPSQQLDFELELGFVIGNGNALSTPIAVDNAADHVFGLVLVNDWSARDIQAWEYVPLGPFLGKNFATTISPWVVPLAALDPFRVSAPGQDPPPLSYLQTDTPWAFDLALEVALQTPAMDMPHPITQVNARGLYWTVAQFVAHHTVGGCNLRPGDLLASGTVSGATPGTAGCLLEKTWRGTRPLTLSTGETRTFLDDGDRVTLRGAAERDGLRIGFGEASGTVLPARRRS